The DNA window gaataataacaattttaatatattttattaataatctacCTTCATGTAGTTCATATCCTTCGTATAATTTgagtaaagtttaatttatggttttattatcctattgttgtttttcgaaatTTCGGTCTGTTTTTCgtcattttgtttgttatttttgtcaaaatgcCGAGAAAGGCTGTTTTAAACTCGGAATGTCGTAAGTTTGTAATTCATTTGAGTTTGGTTGATAGAACAAAAAGAATTATATTACAGGACTGTGACTATTTGGCTCGGATAGATTGTTTGCAAGATGAACAACTGATCATCAATGTTGGTGTTTAATCTGACACATACAAATAGACCCGTACAAATATCGATAGGTACAAATCGATAGAATTTTACTCTCGGACATCTCTAAAATTGCCAAACTCAAAACGTCATGAAAACGTCCCCCATATCATTGGTTCTGGAAAAtggtatacatacatttatgattTTGATATGTATTTTGTTAGGTACGTTTGTACTTTGAcagcaataaaatattcttgacttgttttttttttttttttccaaaagtcgtagaagtaaagttgttcagaatgaagcgAAGCGGGACTGTATCATACGcttgaattataataatatgttgattatttgttttaactgCACTTTTATTAATTGCTAGACGATTAACAATGCACACTACAGAGGCCCTGTACAATTTAAACTCAGCTCCCATGTcagctataataataataataaagccttTATTCAATCATAAGTTTTACATACATTGACATTAGTTTAAAGAATTATTGCCAAACAATTAATCATAATCATGCAAATATTTACAATGCAAACAGCTCAGTCATGTCagctatacttacatataattgattaggtaggtaagtaagtatattaaatattaaaagtactttcaattaaaaattaatgttCTCGTATCACGTACAAAACAATAGGATATTAGTACCATCGAAGTTCCACTTCGAAGATTagtacttagtatatttttaacaaagtggcatgtcttcacttttatgttttcgagtactatgttgaaatttcatgtcattgtccgtagaacgccccgcatacctcaacctcccctcactagatttgacagattctgattttatttatttatttatttgatactttattgcacaaatatgaaatataagtgtacaaaaggtggacttaatgctaaaagcattttctaccagccaacctacaggaggtacagaaaaactagtagaaaggtgcaaaaaaaagaaagtagttactaaattgaaaaagcaaaaacaaaataaagtcacttgataattaacttaatagatatacataaaatatacattctataaattactaataatactataaaataaatatatatatacaataatacatacaaaattataatattcaaagagGTACAAGAAAATGCTACTTATCTAaggggaattataaaacgagcgaacaaaaaaaaactttgcgactgatgatgacatactgttttaataacttgagcggtatgaatttgagtaagcgaaaaattaactaaactgacgacgaatattgatttataataaaatccagaacgagcttacaaaaagtggactgtgataaatccatttcagatattaaaattttatccgagcgacttaattactaagtgagcgactgaaaatacagagagggcaacttcaatattaggatatattcgatttttctaagtgaggttatacttagcgaactactaaaaagttcactttgagcaaagttttgtatgctgctttattaatgattattggttactgatattctatttgaggccttatgttttttattttgatacgctttttaatgaaaactacagatttttaaatgcactGGCAAAAAGGATCGTGCAACTGTCCCGAATTTTTCAATAGATATGTATGCAAACACGTTTTGGGGCTAGCAATTCGGCTCAAACTAACAACACCACCACTGGTAGCAAAAATGATACCCATTggacaaaaaagaaaacgagGCCGCCCAATAAGTCCAAGCCCGCACTTATTTACCAGTGACGATGAGTAGTAGGGCTCCTCATACCTATCAATGTTTCTTAGCattaataagaagtttttttttagttgactaaagcgtcttattttaatttttgttcattttattgaaataaatgcatgcatattactttatttttatggagtacattgttttatttaattacccttatatttcaataataaaatttctcaactaatagaatagtgtttcttcaaatagttatttcatattatttttattttttaaacgtgagctcattatactctgctcattagtgtatttttcaaagtggtttttgtattcgaaacacttcatttaagataaaatgccgctcagtataaaaaatacatttgccaaatattgaaaaaaatgcaggacgtaacgttgacactcaaacaaatattaggtcgctcaaatattatgaagctgctcattttgtattttaagtaactcaaattaatgtttgtaagttgctgttctgttgatttctcgtcactcgcagtcagtcgctcacttagtaattctataacccaaattaattaattttgacacttagaactgtaatttacagtcactcgttttattgctacccCTTATCTAACTTGCTGAGATAATGAGCACGGGTTAGTCGCTTGAAGACATTGCGGGAAGGAGCTTTCCTAATGTTCTCGGGAAGATTATTCCATAGGCGCACAGCGGTGACAGCGAAAGAGTCTGACATGAAACCAGAATGGAAAGAGGGTAGTGCTAATAGATGATTATGGGAGGAACGGAGATGACGAGTGTGAGTGTCAGAAAGAAAGTTGAACATGGACTTAAGGTAAGGGGGAGTATTTGGCTCGTGGAGGACAGAAAAGAGGAGACATAGAATCCGTAGATTTCTACGATCTCGGATGGGGAGCCATTTTAGCTGTGCGCGGTATTGGGACACGTGATCATATTTACGTAGCCCAAAAACGAAACGGATACAGGTGTTCAATAAGCGTTCAAGCTTATTGAGAAGTGCCTCGGTCAAATCCAAATAACACACATCCGCGTAGTCCAGGATCGGTAGGAGCAGTGAGTTGACTAATGCTAATTTCGTGTGTTGAGGAagaaagtttttaaggcgaagcatgGAGTGGAGAGAAGCATACACTTTGCGAGACACCTTGTCCAACTGTTGCTCCCAACTCAGGTGTTGATCGATAGTCAGTCCTAGGTCAATAACAGTTGGTGAGTAAGGTACCACACGCCCGTCAAATTTAACTGGAGGTACAGTGGTATAGTCCAGACAGGATAAAAGTCTAGAACTACCTACAATTATGGACTGACACTTTTTGGGGTTGACGGAAATGCCAAAGTTCTGTGACCACCTAAGTATCTCGTCGAGATCACCATTCACCCCAGCAATGCCAGCATCTAATTCGTCAATTTTAACATGGCTGTAAATTTGCAATTTTCTTCTGGCTTGagtgacagccttaagtaAAATgcatgttaatttaatattatgatttgCAAACTATGTTATTGAAGAATAACTGTAGataatttggaaataaatggctatattattattattatacggAAAATAAGGCAGTTGCTGAGGATAGTACCTAACCTACAGCTAAGAGAACGCTTGTGAGGGTACAGATGTATCTATCACTGGGCTAGGACATTACAGGACAATCAAACTATACTTTctaatgtacataattattataatgttttgttaCAGTGGGTCATTGTTTGGAGATAGAGCCCATGCAAGTACTGACGGCGCTGGGCGAATTCGTCACTGTGTTCATGCCTCCAGAGAAACAAGAACTTAACAATATGATGTAAGTTAAATATCAATATCAACTAAGAATACAGCCGTCTATGGTATAGATATAGAGGTTAGGGTGCATCCGCAATAGCTCCATTGCATTACTGCATTGCATTTGTGTCAATAATTACAGGGAAGACCTAAAGCCCCCAGACTTCAGCTCTCCATCCCGTAAGCTGAAGAAGGATGAGATAGAGCAGTACTGGGCACAGTGGAGGAACTTGGTTCCACCTGAGAAGGACCGCTTCTGGGACGGCATGCTCAGCGGACTTAATAACTACCTGGGGATATTGCAAGGTACCTAGCCCGCAAGTAATAAAAGGTAGGCTAGCTACTCCGAAGTACAAGGACTGCTATAACACTTCCCACGGCACGATCCGCTATTATAGTGCGGCCGCAAGTAAAATGCGTTTATTCTCTATGCAAGGTCATAGCATGGTATGCCGTAGATTAATTGATTTTAACACCACGTGCCGTTTGTGACGAAACGCGATATACCTAGTtacgtttatttatatgtCGTGACAGAGCCATGCTGCGGCGACAGGTGCCAAGTCAATCCGCCCGGGTTTCACACCATGTCCCGTGCATATGTAGTAATACGACTCAATACCTAAAATTGAAGAgataatttttgaaaatgcGTCCTTAAATATCTTCCCAGATCGCGACCGTCTCCACGATGAAGTAGTGCTTCTGCGGCAGCGCAACGCAGCCCTCCGACGACTAGTCCGCGGCACCCTGCCTGATTTACCCGGGGTGCTGCCCAAGTACATGACAGCTGGGGGTGATAGATTTGTAGCCCCGTGCGAGGAGGTCAAGAAACTACCGCCTATTTGAGtgttttatatatgtatattaaatcaatatttattatgtgcTTTATTCCAAGATTTGTTTTCTTTGGGGGAGGGTATTTTTTAGGTTTAAGTAGTTCAGAATAAGTATATTCAACAAACCCATGTACCTAACGGCGCGGCGGCAGAAAAGGTTTTAGAGTAGTTCTCAGCAAAAACCTCCCTCTGACGACTAGTCAGAGGCACACCATGGTTTTAATTAGGGGAAAATAATAAGCAAGTTTTGTACACTATTTATGGACTTTATTTTCAATACTGATGTAGCTGTTAAATCTCAATCGCCTACAATTTCGCTACGTTCaattagtaaatatatttttataataatttattcatttcaTATGGCCATTACAATTTCAACAACATTATAGAATATCTTTTTATAGGAATGTGGCTATTAAATAGAGCAAAACCTCTGTTTTGAACTTTAGTGTCGACACCAAAGAGCTTACGTAATATTGCAGTATCGTTAAATCCAATATAACCATAACATGTCATAGTATCGagcaacaaaatataataaagattttatttacacTAATCACATTCATTgatttaaatagataaaaactGGCAAACTTAACCTTGTGGCATGTTTCATACACGTAGACAAAGCGAgaaaacttttataatttaaaaagggCACATTGGAAACATTCGAAACCAATGGGCAAAATTGGGAGGTAAATTGTGTATGTACATTGGAGGAGTAAGGTCGTGACCACCGATGCTTAAGCCAGTAGATTCTagacaataacaataatattaacaaGTAAATAAGGTTGTTTATGCCTTGGCGCCGATCGCCTGGCCGCCCTCCTGCTTGCCGACATCCTTCTCCAGTTGTTTGCCGAGGTACTCCCTAGAAAGATAGAATAGTGTGAATGAGGGATACAGATAAACTAGAATTACTGCCTACATAGTCCGCAATGAAATAGGAtaagctccaatttcacaatagtcggttaaatagtaaccagggaaaggttgaccaattatacgtcatctccatattaaattcttgacagatgtgtcaaaagtcaagcaataatccctggttatgctctaacccactatggagaaattggcactaaggattgcattaataagtattttttaagttcacttcaaaatacaaaaatgtcGGCTGTCTAAATGGTACACTTATAAAAAAGTCCAGGCTCACAGAAAAGTTTGCATGTAATTCCGCAATCCGCCGCACTTAGGAACAGCTAATGCTCCAGTCTTTAACTAAACTGGCGGTATACTGCAGTCCACGCGAGTTGACCACCACATACCAGTTGTGCACCATGAGTTTCTGCACGGCGAGCAGCGCCTCGTAGCGCACGTTGGGGTCGTCGTGCGACAGCAGGTACATCACGCGCTGCTTGCCGCCCAGCTGCTCGATGATGCTGTGGGggaaacaaataattaatgtagATGTTTTAGGGGGGAAATTAGGAAAAGAAATGAGGTTTTAGCAGATTTCTATGATGCTGTAAGGGAAACAAactaatatgtacttatacaggtTTAAGGGGGCAAATCAGTTAAAGAAATGAGGTCGTAGAAGATTTCTATGGATAGGTTGCCGATCGTCAAATCGTTATTCACTAGCcgctaactgccagtttctataactctatctatccctgagatctatccataactggtagttactttcatacgattttgacataatgaaaagttacaatttgtcaaaatcgtttgaaagtaactaccagttatcgatagatagagttatagaaactggcagtaaatgACTTGATTAAAtgaggattaaataaatagaaagcactatagattggcaagttgcttggcaaccctccttgcggggtgaaagacgcggaggggacgaggtacccaagacgacagcgggtagcgggaggggtaGGGTGGAGGggaacgcgtgcactgcatgtcattgttacggcagtctcggccgcgcagccgaggcggccacatgtcttatatagtctgtcataatttgagtgcgacccacatgagatcattgatcctgagaccattagtcttaggatgagtgttgaggcctttttaatattatcattatattataattaggtatctataattcgtcaacaaaataacgttaaaaacaacaaatcgtataatatctcaatataggggcttcttgtagaacagcgtaccggatcagtcaagctacgcggctaaaggttggtactgcgcagtcagatacgaaaaagtaaacaacaaagacaaagagtccatatgacagtgcgtcagttgtcagttcttgtaactaggaaagcaaccaaaatttatgtgatttaatgaaagtaattaatgagcaaaacacagagacaaattacaaaattgatgaaattttgaaagaaaatggtcatatcgtgcttcgcctacccccataccacccggaattaaatcctattgaacttgtgtggctcgcaagaacgtcgattgactctaacttagataaagagataaaagacttagagttgcttttctctaattattcgcctgaaaagtggagaaattgtgacgaccatgtcataaaaaattaagacgaatattataaatctgatagagtatttgacaatgtattggacaggtatgttattgtttatttataatttaatgtaaattaaacataaaatattatatgtgtacactgaactaatatgactggcgtactctagtacattatacttcaaagtaggtataatgttttttggtttttgtcttagatttataattgaagttaatgaaaacgatgatgaagatgaggatgacgacggcGATGAACAAGTtaaaacagagagtgaacatgaaagtgacatggaaattgatttataaaataaaacacttttacataaataaattcaaattggtagatattctgaaggtaaacatccaaattttaatgctgtcaaactataaattttaagctaaatatgacatttacgggaacactcatagaataaaattttacttacgtcagaaatagttataagctatcgcgagattaatccgggcacacttttctacgtgtgtagcatgtcgtgctacctcgcccccgccacttctttcaccccgcaaggagggtcgccaagtaacttgccacattatagtGCAGTTGCAATGCAACATGTAAATCGCCGCCACTTTGTTATTGATCGCTGACTGTCCAGTTGTAAGGCCGGGTACGAAACTTGCGAGGGATGTAGCGACGGcgttaaatttaatgaattaaaGACATAGCATTGTGTACGAAACGCAGTCGCTCAGCCCGTCGTAAGTTTCGTACCCGCAGTCTAATAGCCACTTGACACGTCGACGTCATAATTACACTCTGACTACGGGTAACACTTACTGCTTGCCGCGCGGGTAGTGGCGCACGTACTCGCCCACGTCGTAGCAGGCCACGGCCAGCACCACGGGGTCGGCGCTGCGCTCCAGCAGGTGCACCAGCGTGCGCAGCAGCTCCTGCCCGCGCTCGTTGAGGCGCGCCGCGTTCTCGCGCCAGAATTTCGCGGACTTGTGTACGGGGGACCATTCGAGGCTGTAAGGGAGTAACAGGTTTTAGAGCAGGGAGTATACAGACAGTGAAAAGAAAGGAAAGAAGGCGGATTTGTGCACGGGAGACCATTCCAGGCTAGAAGGAGGTTAACAGTAAACATCTCTAATGCAATAAGCCCCTGCCCTTAACGTTACCAGATGAGTTGAAGGGGTTACTAGTATTCTGCAGGACACCACAACATAACTTTTACGTATTTATGCCATCTACCGGTATATCGCGGACCCACTACCCTCTTAAGTGCGTCCCTCTGAATGAAGTCATACAAAACGCAACACACCAATGGTTATTAACGCATTCACGCCATCTAGCGGCATAACACCGAACTACCACAAACACTAGTTCACTGACCGTCCGCTCTTGATCTCGGTGGCGTACTGGTCGAAGGAGGACAGGTCCTGCACGGACGCCTGCAGCCGCTCGTTGAGGAAGTCCACGTCGTTCATTATGTCCTCATCATCTGAACGCTTCTGCTCCGGGATCGAGTACCTACTCTGAACGCTAGATCTGAACGACACCCAGAAAACGCAACAAAACACGCATTCACGCCATCTAGCGGCAAACCGCGGAACTATCACAAAACTTTAGTTCACTGACCGTCCGCTCTTGATCTCGGTGGCGTACTGGTCGAAGGAGGACAGGTCCTGCACGGACGCCTGCAGCCGCTCGTTCAGGAAGTCCACGTCGTTCATTATGTCCTCATCGTCGCTTCTGCTCCAGGATctatttattacctactctgaACAAAACCAAAACAACGAAACACAACTATCACTCGTCCAGGAtccagtaggtacctacctactaacacATAGACAACGCAACACAACAATCACGAATTCACGCCATCTACCAGTATATCGCGGAACTATCAGTAGACCCACTGGTCGCTCTTGGATAGCTCCCTCTGAAGGAAATCATACAGAACGCAACCCACCAATGACTATTAACGCATTCACGCCATCTAGCGGCAAACCGTAGAACTATCACAAAACTTTAGTTCACTGACCGTCCGCTCTTGATCTCGGTGGCGTACTGGTCGAAGGAGGACAGGTCCTGCACGGACGCCTGCAGCCGCTCGTTCAGGAAGTCCACGTCGTTCATTATGTCCTCATCGTCCGAGCGCTTCTGCTCTAAGATCGACAGCTGTTTGAGGACCTTGCACTGGACCATCGCGATGCAGTGCTCCTTGGATACCTGGGGGGATAGATAGATGTATAGTTGGTAGAAGGTACCTATATACGAAATAACGAGCAGTGTGCCAAGGTTGGGTTCGGATAGTTACAGGAAACTATGATAGGCTGCTTTGTTATATAAAAAGTGACCGTGGAGGTTTATCGagtaacataaattaacaACGAAAATACTGATATTGATAGACCCACAAGGATGGTGCACCTCTGATCGTGGAATATAAAGGAAAGCAGGAGCTTTCCTTTATATCTGCACATAACCGGAGCTCATAGCCACTAGTGACGATACAGTATCGTATcggaacataattattactattcaactactgtgtttgttttttgtcgAAAGGGTAAGAAGAGTTTAAACCCACCTGCTTGTCCTCAGGCTTCTCAATCAAGTTCCTCAGCACAGCCAGCACTATGCGGGTGACCTTCTCTTTCACAGAGTCGCTCAGGATGTCAGCTAGGATCGGGATGGcgttgaacttgttcatcttCTCCGCTAACAGCGGGTTGAACGTCAGCACCCACAGGCAGAAGACCAGCTGGTATTGGACCTGGGGGTTGGGAGATGAGATTGTGACGTGATTATGTTTTTACTACAAGaaacctatatttatttatttcagaagaTGTGTAAAATACAAAGATTTATAGTTGGTCTACTATTAAGGTATAATAAACGGTTGAATCCGTTTTCaagtaaatagttttattaaattcttgcGTCCAACATTGACGCTGCTTTCGTTGCTCACGCTTTAGACTGCTGACGAAAACGCAGCAGCATAGACAAAAATTTTACTAAGGTTGCCTCAACATAGTCCATCCATGCCACTGCGGCAAAACGAGGCATTGCCGTAATCTGTATATTGCGGCTGGATCATAGTTACGAAGGCGAGGGCAGCTAGTGACTACTACACGACGGTATAAAAGTAGCCGTTGGCAAGTGTTCTAAGGACCATAATAAGGAGTCCTACCTGCATATACTCAAAACCGCCACAGAGCTTCATGTGCGATAGATCTAATCAGAACACgtctgttaaaaaaaatagtacagTGACTGCATCACGACAGTATAAAAGTAGCCGTGGCCAAGTGTTCTAAGTTCCAGTGGCACATACCTGGAAGTTGACCCTGGAGGCCAATATGCTGAGCAGCGTGGAGATGCCGTCCACGGACAGGAAGGCGAACCGGTACTCGTCCACGCGGAGCATCATCTGCAGGCAGCGCGCCACCGACTGGATGTAGTCGTTCGTCTGTAGGGGGAGGCATGTTGGTGTAAGATGGTTTGTTCAGGTAGGTAGTGGTTATAAAACCTGAAGGGCtagtgacaaaagttctccgatGCGCTCGCTTTTGATGCTGCGCGATGTGAATGAGCGCGGTGCAAAACCTTCCGTCTAAAATGCGTCCCGTGCTAACCCTTCTGGTCGTAGAAGACATAcggaaaataacaaaatttttGCAATCTAGAATCTAATTGACTGACATAGAGATCACATCCTTGTTTCCTGCTGATAATTCCAGTGAAAATCACCCTCCGACAGGAACTAGCAGATCAAATTCAAAGAAGTGCTTCGTCGAACGCTACGAATAATTGGGCAACTGACGATGAATTTTAGCCTCATCTCATGgcatgaatatttattttgttcgtGCAGTAATgtattaatgtaggtatagttGTGACGAGGTGTTCGGCTTGTGCCTTATAACGCGCTAACGtcgaaaactaaaaaatacagtaagtacACCATAGCCATCGAAGTGggaaaaaattaatatattttttttatttattttagtttaaaaactACTTCGATGACCATAGTATatgaaaatcatattttttataagtataattttgttCCTTGATGCCTGACTACAcctttctattctattctctgtgggagtgtaagtacctgcacctggctctctcgagtggaacctttgtgcatatccccaaggtctaaactgccttcctaagcttggaccatttcccaccacgctggtccactgcgggttggtgggttcacatatctagatgagctaaatctagatatgcaggtttcctcacgatgttttccttcaccgtaagagcgatggtatacattgtacttaagttaaaagaactcattggtacatgtcagcgccgggatcgaacccgcatctcttgcgtgagaagcgggcgcttacccgactgagctaccaccgcctGACTACACCATTACATTATAGATTATGAAATAACAGCTGGTAATATCTAATACATATAGATTATGAAATAAGAGCTGGTATATAATAtctaatacaaatacaaacatatcAAGAAATAATCAGTATTACGTGTCTGTTTACCTAACTTAGAAGTATCTGTTAACCTAACTTACTAGTGTCTGTTTCCATAACTTAACAAAAGATAACGTAACTTATTCTATTTTAATACATTCATTCATAAGCGAAAGCTATTGAGTTAAATCAGCAAATATTAGTCCGCCCTGACCttaaaactaatattattCACAAGTTTACAACATGCATTCATGCCAATACACAATACACATATTGACACGTCATACTTACATTTGCACTAACAGTCAAATTAGTACTTACAACACAGAGTTAGTTCGTTACCTACCTGCCTAGGTTTCAACGTTTAGTGACATCGAGGGGGCTCGCTAGTCTAGATCTATACCTTGTTGGAGCCCGGGGGCAGCTGTTCATGCAGCTTTAGCTCGTCGAACTCGGTGCAGAGACTCGAGTACTTCTGGTTGGGGTCTTCGGGCTGCTTCTTATGATTGTGTTTGTCGTCGAACAGCTGACGCCGGTGACGCTCGGCGTTCGGCTTCTCATGAGCGAGCATGACCTCCTGCGCGTGCGCTAGCTCCACTGTCATTACCTCCGCCTTGCGAAAAACAACCAATCAATGCCGTCCTTTTATCTTCTCTCTTTTTCTGTCGCTCCCGATGCTTGATGCTCGCATGATGATAAGCGTACACATTGTTCAGTACGTTTAGATACAGGTGTTATTTACTCTCTCGTCTCGGCAAGCTTGTGCGCGAAGCGTTCGTTCAGGTTTAGAGAATAACGATTTTGTGAACATAGAGGTGGCGCTAGGGCTACTGGAAGCTGAGTAGTGAACAAGAGTACTTACCCGGAGATATGTGCAAGAGTTTGAATACATTTGTTTAAGCTATTTTCGATTACAGGAGTGCCGCGATTTAAGAAGTTTCTAACTAAAATGTCTCATGATTGATCTTCCTTACTTACGtgatttaggtacttaacattATATATTACCTCACACCTTTTTCACGCCGTATTAGTGGAGTTATTTGTTTTAGTGCACTcaacaaaaaacaattaacattatgattatgaaaaCACATGATCTACTGCATAGGACACACCAACATTGTTATTTACATGCAGAAGCGGAATGatgttaaaatgtatgtatgttgataaataaaacgAATAAATAAGAATTTAAGTGATACTATAAAAGTCAACCACAATCTCAGAAAACGGAATCAAAAACTCATGCAATGGATTACATCGGGGACTGTACACAGGAGTTCCATTTAACCCTTAAACTGACTTACGTTCATCTTGAGCTGGTCCATGAGCCAGGACAGGTAGAAGTTGAGGTCGCTGCGCTCCATGAGCACGGGGTGCCAGCAGGCGAGCTTGGCGATGATGCGGGCCGTCATGTGCTGGATGAACTCGTCCTGGCGGTTCAGCAGGTTGAGGAACGGCTTCCAGTTGCCGCCCTTGTCGCGGAAGATCTTCACACGGGACTTGTCCTCCTGGAGTATAAGGTTTTTTTGATTggttaaaatatttcatagtaTAAGCTTCATTGTTAGGTAATAATGATGTTAAGCTGAGAGAACATGAAaagcataataaaataaagtttggATTAGTACTAacagataataatatcaatCATATTCAAACCACAAACAATGCCTTTGTTTGGTTTGAGAgactttataaaatgtaatcacAAAGGAATAACAGTTTGTAATAATATCTGCTTTAAAATTTCTAACACAAATGAAGTACAAGTCAATCTCTACTACCCACAACAAACACAGAGGTACCCACAAATGCCAAAACAAAAATCAACCACTTCAACAAAAAAGAACCTGACTCTGCTGCTAcaaaaatctaataaaataGAAGTAGAGAAAGAGATTTCATATTATAGCACACAGCTACAGATTGCTGAtgattagaaaaaaaaacactacacaCTTACAGAGAGGATGTCA is part of the Plutella xylostella chromosome 3, ilPluXylo3.1, whole genome shotgun sequence genome and encodes:
- the LOC105380108 gene encoding V-type proton ATPase subunit H isoform X4, which translates into the protein MANIHDENVSKLIPKLDDDKIDMIAATSVLQIRASEIRQTPMNWQSYLQSQMITQHDHDFIQALVNKGQKDLPDRQPEVCAAVFLNLLTHISKDNTIQYILVLIDDILSEDKSRVKIFRDKGGNWKPFLNLLNRQDEFIQHMTARIIAKLACWHPVLMERSDLNFYLSWLMDQLKMNTNDYIQSVARCLQMMLRVDEYRFAFLSVDGISTLLSILASRVNFQVQYQLVFCLWVLTFNPLLAEKMNKFNAIPILADILSDSVKEKVTRIVLAVLRNLIEKPEDKQVSKEHCIAMVQCKVLKQLSILEQKRSDDEDIMNDVDFLNERLQASVQDLSSFDQYATEIKSGRLEWSPVHKSAKFWRENAARLNERGQELLRTLVHLLERSADPVVLAVACYDVGEYVRHYPRGKHIIEQLGGKQRVMYLLSHDDPNVRYEALLAVQKLMVHNWEYLGKQLEKDVGKQEGGQAIGAKA